The Desulfovibrio subterraneus nucleotide sequence AGAACCGGCTTGCTGTCAACAGGTACAGGCGTTCCCTGCAACCGGTTCATGCCCGGCAGGGAAGAGCAGACCGGACAGCTAGCCTTTTGCGGTGCGCGCTCCGCCTGCCCACTTTTCGGCGGGTACAGCTTCTTCAATGAGCATGACGGGAATATCGTCGCGTACGGGATACACCACTTTGCAGGCGGCACAGGCAAGGCCGTCCTTTTCCGCAACCATTGCCACAGGCCCCTTGCACTTGGGGCAGGCCAATATTTCGAGCAGTTCGGGATTAATCGCCACTACGTATCTCCTATAGAGCAAGTATGTCCGCCACGACCGCCGGATAAGGCAGCGGGCAGCGCCGGAAAGCATACCCGCATGCCCCGCTTTGCTCAAGCGGAGTATTCTGTACTTCCGACCGATTTGACAGTCCACCACTGCACCACGTACAGTTTTCACGATACAGCAACGCATAACCACGGGTGCCCCATGACACGAACCTACATCGACCTGCACACCCACTCCACCTCTTCCGACGGCGGCGACTCCCCTTCAGAACTCATTTCGCTGGCCCGAAAGGCAGGTGTAACTACCCTTGCCCTCACCGACCACGACACCATAGACGGCGTTGAAGAGGCTATGGAGGCCGGCCGGAAACTCGGAGTAAACGTTATTCCCGGTTGCGAACTGAGTGTTGCCACGGAGCACGGCGAGCTGCACCTTGTGGGCTTGTGGACATCGCCGGACGGCACAAGGCTCAAGCAGGCCATGCACGACCTGCAGGAACACAGAACAACCCGCAACCTGCACATTGTGCAAAAGCTGCAGGCGCTCGACATTCCCATCACCTACGAAGATGTGCTGGAGATTGCCGGAACCGGCTCGGTAGGCAGGCCGCACATCGCCCGCGTGCTGATGGACAAGGGATACGTGCGCAGCATGTACCATGCCTTTGAAGTGTATCTCGGCGACAAGGGTCTGGCCCACGTTCCCAAGAAGGTGCTCTCTCCCAAAGAGGGGGTAACCCTGCTCAAGGAAGAGGGCGCGACCGTTTCCATTGCCCACATGTATCTGCACCGTTACCCTCTTGATTGGCTGGAAGACATGGTTGCGACCCTTGCCGGATTCGGCATGGACGCCATAGAAGCCTACCACAGCGAGCACGATGCACGGTCCACGCGCAAAGCCGTTGAC carries:
- a CDS encoding Trm112 family protein translates to MAINPELLEILACPKCKGPVAMVAEKDGLACAACKVVYPVRDDIPVMLIEEAVPAEKWAGGARTAKG
- a CDS encoding PHP domain-containing protein; amino-acid sequence: MTRTYIDLHTHSTSSDGGDSPSELISLARKAGVTTLALTDHDTIDGVEEAMEAGRKLGVNVIPGCELSVATEHGELHLVGLWTSPDGTRLKQAMHDLQEHRTTRNLHIVQKLQALDIPITYEDVLEIAGTGSVGRPHIARVLMDKGYVRSMYHAFEVYLGDKGLAHVPKKVLSPKEGVTLLKEEGATVSIAHMYLHRYPLDWLEDMVATLAGFGMDAIEAYHSEHDARSTRKAVDLAARHGLALTGGSDYHGAIKPDIRLGRGKGGLYVPPFVLDDLIALRRKQGLPV